Proteins from one Elusimicrobiota bacterium genomic window:
- a CDS encoding methyltransferase domain-containing protein encodes MGKESVDLGRGDGPAEALPCKDRFAFSQAMRRSRPVDREDAIAQLCRGRRVLDLGCVRHDASCSVSDPLWLHRRIRDVAARVLGVDYLAGEVEKLRAQGYDMICGDVTRPLPITEVFDVVVAGDLVEHLGNLEAFFANCHRLLADGGILLISTPNPFFAGEFHYVAWKRSFLVNPEHTCWIDPLLLARLAGRWGFEMAWARYCSRSWRLPDLLCDSAGHEYDILLSRWNHDSAPRKVLRKAISMAGRALYPLFCFLTGAGTALVRHSDYLACLRKTAPGGPPAA; translated from the coding sequence ATGGGTAAGGAGAGCGTCGACTTGGGCCGTGGCGACGGACCGGCCGAGGCTCTTCCCTGCAAGGACCGCTTCGCCTTCTCCCAGGCTATGCGCCGCAGCCGGCCCGTTGATAGGGAGGACGCCATCGCCCAGCTCTGCCGCGGGCGCCGAGTCCTGGATCTGGGCTGCGTGCGCCACGACGCGAGCTGCTCAGTCTCGGACCCTCTCTGGCTGCACCGGCGGATCCGCGACGTGGCCGCGCGCGTCCTGGGAGTGGACTATCTGGCCGGTGAAGTGGAGAAACTGCGGGCGCAAGGCTATGACATGATCTGCGGGGACGTCACCCGCCCCCTCCCCATCACGGAGGTCTTCGACGTCGTCGTGGCCGGGGACCTCGTCGAGCACCTGGGGAACTTGGAAGCTTTCTTCGCTAACTGCCACCGCCTTCTGGCGGACGGCGGCATCCTGCTCATCTCCACCCCCAACCCCTTCTTCGCGGGCGAATTCCATTACGTAGCCTGGAAGCGCTCCTTCTTGGTGAACCCGGAGCATACCTGCTGGATCGACCCTCTGCTCCTGGCGCGCCTGGCTGGACGCTGGGGATTCGAGATGGCGTGGGCCCGCTATTGCTCCCGCTCTTGGCGCCTGCCGGACCTGCTTTGCGACAGCGCCGGCCACGAGTATGATATCCTGCTCAGCCGGTGGAACCACGATTCCGCGCCGCGCAAGGTCCTGCGCAAGGCTATAAGCATGGCAGGGCGAGCCCTTTACCCTTTGTTCTGCTTCCTCACCGGAGCGG
- a CDS encoding NAD-dependent epimerase/dehydratase family protein, producing MPKNDLRALAGANILITGGTGMIGSTIAHYAVEAGAQVTILDTMSPLFGANPFNLEGIQDRVRLVYGDIRELPLMSEAVKGKDIIFNLAAQVSYVDSNVDPFYDLDVNCRGHLTVLEACRLHNPKARLIFPSSRFVYGDIEYNPVDENHPYNCLSIYGVHKLNGEKYYHFYQRAHGLDAVIFRIANPYGPRQQMKHGKYGILNWFIRLALEGRPLTVYGEGLQQRDYIYVEDLARAMLVGAAAKDIHFDVFNLGSGKGLAFKDMAELVVRAVGQGEVQFVPWPKDRYFVETGDYVTNIGKIRRELSWEPLVPIEEGIARTVKHYRAHAERYGFSAKPAAARHG from the coding sequence ATGCCCAAAAATGACTTACGCGCCTTGGCGGGAGCCAACATCCTCATCACCGGCGGGACCGGGATGATAGGCAGCACGATCGCGCACTATGCGGTGGAGGCCGGCGCGCAGGTGACGATCCTCGATACCATGTCCCCCCTGTTCGGGGCGAACCCTTTCAACCTGGAGGGCATCCAGGATCGTGTGCGCCTCGTATATGGGGATATCCGCGAACTGCCCCTGATGTCCGAGGCAGTCAAGGGCAAGGACATCATCTTCAATCTGGCCGCCCAGGTGAGCTATGTCGACAGCAACGTCGATCCCTTTTATGATCTGGACGTCAATTGCCGGGGGCATCTTACGGTGCTCGAAGCCTGCCGCCTGCACAACCCCAAGGCGCGACTGATCTTTCCCAGCTCACGCTTCGTCTATGGAGACATCGAGTACAATCCCGTCGACGAGAACCACCCGTACAACTGCCTGAGCATCTACGGGGTGCATAAGCTCAACGGAGAAAAGTACTATCATTTCTATCAGCGGGCACATGGCCTAGACGCCGTCATCTTCCGGATAGCCAATCCTTACGGCCCCCGCCAGCAGATGAAGCACGGCAAATACGGGATACTCAACTGGTTCATCCGTCTGGCCCTGGAAGGCCGACCCCTCACCGTCTACGGTGAAGGCCTTCAGCAAAGGGACTATATCTACGTGGAGGACTTGGCCAGGGCCATGCTCGTGGGCGCGGCAGCCAAGGACATCCATTTCGACGTCTTCAACCTCGGCTCGGGGAAAGGGCTCGCCTTCAAGGACATGGCCGAACTGGTGGTCCGCGCGGTCGGGCAGGGGGAAGTTCAGTTCGTTCCGTGGCCGAAGGACCGTTATTTCGTCGAGACAGGCGACTACGTCACCAACATCGGCAAGATACGCCGGGAGCTCTCCTGGGAACCCCTGGTCCCCATCGAGGAAGGCATCGCCCGGACCGTCAAGCACTACAGAGCCCATGCCGAGCGCTATGGTTTCTCGGCTAAGCCCGCGGCAGCACGCCATGGGTAA
- a CDS encoding glycosyltransferase: MPDRAVKPTLWLYTDCQVFGGADIFLVDFLQEGHLREEFDCRLIYRSSQRFDCGLARRLRVPLAKTPVRFPDRDAWFAAANRAFPLAPARLFFKLLYRLLDWPLLSWETLRLYQLFARGKPRLVHINNGGYPGALSCRAAAIAAAWARVPAVVLTVNNITRPLRLPWEWPELWVDRLIMRSCRRFVTASQAAKQALVHRGFPADRTLTISNGIRRPEGLRPTAEVRRELGLSPGQTVLVMTAFFEPRKGHRVLVEAADLLAKAGRLPPEWRLILIGDGPERGAIESLARRCGLSANFLFLGYRNDADHILNAADLLVLPSLSHEDMPLIVLDAMAMGKPVVASAVAGIVEEVEDGRTGLLVPPGDPQSLASAIASLLSSPDRSQAMGRAGKERFEQHFRAEFAARRYQELYQAVLTEEPGIGGTHAQK; encoded by the coding sequence ATGCCTGACCGCGCCGTCAAACCGACGCTCTGGCTCTACACTGACTGCCAGGTCTTCGGGGGCGCCGATATCTTCCTGGTCGACTTCCTGCAAGAGGGGCATCTGCGGGAGGAATTTGATTGCCGGCTGATCTATCGCAGCAGCCAGCGCTTCGACTGCGGCTTGGCGCGGCGGTTGCGCGTCCCCCTCGCCAAAACGCCGGTGCGCTTCCCGGATCGGGATGCCTGGTTCGCGGCGGCGAACCGAGCGTTCCCTCTCGCGCCGGCCCGGCTTTTTTTCAAGCTCCTTTACCGTCTTCTCGATTGGCCTCTGCTCTCTTGGGAGACCCTCCGGCTTTACCAGCTGTTCGCGCGCGGCAAGCCTCGCCTCGTACACATCAACAACGGGGGATACCCCGGGGCGCTGAGCTGCCGAGCGGCTGCTATCGCCGCCGCCTGGGCCCGCGTCCCTGCCGTCGTCCTCACGGTCAACAACATCACCCGCCCCTTGCGGCTGCCTTGGGAATGGCCGGAACTCTGGGTCGACCGGCTCATCATGCGTTCCTGCCGCCGCTTTGTCACGGCCTCGCAAGCTGCCAAGCAGGCACTCGTGCACCGAGGCTTCCCGGCCGACCGAACCCTGACCATTTCCAACGGCATCCGCCGGCCGGAGGGGCTTAGACCCACCGCCGAGGTCCGCCGGGAACTTGGACTCTCGCCCGGACAGACAGTCCTGGTCATGACCGCCTTCTTCGAGCCGCGCAAGGGCCATCGCGTCTTGGTGGAGGCCGCCGACCTCTTGGCAAAGGCCGGGAGGCTCCCGCCGGAGTGGCGCCTCATCCTCATTGGGGACGGTCCGGAACGGGGCGCCATCGAATCCCTGGCGCGTAGGTGCGGCTTGAGCGCCAATTTCCTATTCCTGGGGTATCGGAACGACGCCGATCATATCCTCAATGCCGCCGACCTGCTCGTCCTGCCGTCGCTCAGCCATGAAGACATGCCCTTGATCGTCCTGGATGCCATGGCAATGGGCAAACCGGTAGTCGCGTCGGCCGTGGCAGGCATCGTCGAGGAGGTCGAGGACGGACGAACCGGCCTGCTGGTGCCGCCCGGAGATCCTCAGAGCCTGGCGTCCGCCATCGCGTCTTTGCTCTCATCCCCCGACCGCAGCCAAGCCATGGGACGAGCGGGGAAAGAGCGTTTCGAGCAGCATTTCCGGGCCGAGTTCGCCGCCCGACGTTATCAGGAATTGTACCAAGCAGTCCTGACGGAAGAGCCGGGAATCGGAGGGACTCATGCCCAAAAATGA
- a CDS encoding SDR family oxidoreductase has protein sequence MSQKKTILITGGTGLLGKGMEETMPAGWRILSLHQRAYEVKDSHAKCLVLDIRDKRAVDRLFVKHCFDAVIHAAGIASVDYVEKHYAESLESNIVGTLNVTSACRKSGTYLAYVSTNAVFDGKNPPYKESDPVSPVNKYGLLKVECERLVRETLTDYCIVRPILMYGWNHIVSRPNTVTWIFDKLMRGEAVHIVTDVYENPLYNRQCGRALWAVINNRPGGIFHLAGKDTVSRYDFARKIAKAFSLDASLIRPVDSSFFPDIAPRPPNTAFVTQRMERELGVAPLAVDDGLRQMRASMSVKT, from the coding sequence ATGAGCCAAAAGAAGACTATCCTTATCACCGGGGGTACCGGACTCCTGGGCAAAGGCATGGAGGAAACCATGCCTGCGGGGTGGCGGATCCTGAGCCTGCACCAGCGCGCCTACGAGGTCAAGGACTCGCACGCAAAGTGCCTGGTACTCGACATCCGCGACAAGCGCGCCGTGGACCGGCTCTTCGTCAAGCACTGTTTCGACGCGGTCATCCACGCGGCCGGCATCGCCAGCGTGGATTATGTGGAGAAGCACTACGCGGAGAGCCTCGAATCCAACATCGTCGGCACCCTCAACGTGACTTCGGCCTGCCGTAAATCCGGGACCTATCTGGCTTACGTCTCCACCAACGCGGTCTTCGACGGCAAGAATCCTCCATACAAGGAGTCCGACCCCGTCTCCCCGGTCAACAAGTACGGCCTGCTCAAGGTCGAATGCGAGCGCTTGGTCCGCGAGACCCTGACCGACTACTGCATCGTGCGCCCCATCCTCATGTACGGCTGGAACCATATCGTGAGCCGGCCCAACACCGTGACCTGGATATTCGACAAGCTCATGCGCGGGGAAGCGGTGCATATCGTGACCGATGTCTACGAGAACCCGCTGTACAACCGGCAGTGTGGCCGGGCCCTCTGGGCCGTGATAAACAATCGGCCGGGAGGCATCTTCCATCTGGCCGGCAAGGACACAGTGAGCCGCTACGATTTCGCCCGGAAGATCGCAAAGGCTTTCAGCCTCGACGCCTCGCTCATTAGACCGGTGGACAGCTCTTTTTTCCCGGACATCGCGCCCCGGCCGCCGAACACGGCTTTTGTGACACAGCGCATGGAACGCGAGCTTGGGGTTGCCCCGCTCGCCGTCGATGATGGCCTGCGGCAGATGCGAGCATCCATGAGCGTGAAGACATGA
- the pseB gene encoding UDP-N-acetylglucosamine 4,6-dehydratase (inverting) — translation MLNDYPRSKKHGLTKPISLSPGDFACLRGRTVLVTGGTGSFGKRFVETALRHSRLRKLIVFSRDELKQSEMAARFTDKRLRFFIGDVRDLQRLQRAFHGVDFVVHAAALKQVPTLEYNPFEAVLTNIVGSENIINAAIDQKVRRVVALSTDKAANPVNLYGATKLCSEKLFISGNSYAGSTGTLFSVVRYGNVVGSRGSVVPLFLSLRRQGVLPVTDARMTRFWITLDQGIHLVLRALARMHGGEVFVPKIPSMRIMDLAKAIAPECRTRVVGVRPGEKIHEILITEDEAARSLDLGDIFVVKPNFHWWGPDNWREGTAVPAGFRYTSDANDRWLTPPEIRALTLPADGDREPAPA, via the coding sequence ATGTTGAACGATTATCCTCGCAGCAAGAAGCACGGCTTGACCAAACCCATCTCGCTCTCCCCCGGCGATTTTGCCTGCCTGCGCGGCCGCACCGTCCTAGTCACCGGAGGCACCGGCTCTTTCGGGAAGCGGTTCGTGGAGACCGCGCTCCGGCATAGCCGCTTGCGCAAGCTCATCGTCTTTAGCCGCGATGAGCTCAAGCAGTCCGAGATGGCGGCCCGCTTCACGGACAAACGGCTGCGCTTCTTCATAGGGGACGTCAGGGACCTCCAGCGCCTGCAGCGCGCCTTCCACGGCGTGGATTTCGTGGTGCATGCCGCAGCCCTCAAGCAGGTCCCCACCCTGGAATATAATCCGTTTGAAGCGGTTCTCACCAACATCGTGGGGTCTGAAAACATCATCAACGCGGCCATCGACCAGAAAGTGCGCCGGGTCGTTGCCCTATCCACCGACAAAGCGGCTAACCCCGTCAACCTCTACGGCGCCACCAAGCTCTGCTCCGAGAAGCTCTTCATATCCGGCAACTCCTATGCCGGATCCACGGGGACCCTCTTTTCAGTGGTCCGCTACGGCAACGTGGTGGGCAGCCGCGGCAGCGTCGTCCCGCTGTTTCTCTCGCTGCGCCGGCAAGGAGTCCTGCCCGTCACGGACGCGCGCATGACCCGCTTCTGGATCACGCTGGACCAAGGGATACACCTCGTGCTCCGGGCGCTGGCCCGCATGCATGGCGGCGAGGTCTTCGTGCCGAAGATCCCCAGCATGCGCATCATGGACCTCGCCAAGGCCATCGCCCCGGAGTGCCGTACGCGCGTGGTCGGAGTGCGCCCCGGCGAGAAGATCCACGAGATACTGATTACCGAAGACGAGGCCGCCCGCTCCCTTGACCTGGGTGACATATTCGTGGTAAAACCCAACTTCCATTGGTGGGGTCCGGACAACTGGCGGGAAGGCACTGCCGTGCCGGCGGGCTTCCGCTACACCAGCGACGCCAACGACCGATGGCTGACCCCGCCGGAGATCCGCGCCCTGACCCTCCCTGCGGATGGGGACCGCGAACCCGCCCCCGCATAA
- a CDS encoding O-antigen ligase family protein: MNAIIHEILGSGFTHDRVVSVAVTLFFLVSYFIGRASSENQETSIFFMNGFFMGSWLYMFSELRGVSEVFHDNIRVAITQRNSLLIFATAVIAICFMEPRQSRARVLAANALGLISICLLILSTTRSAYLCLMVFLVLLLYFEKSKKIRLQVLSFYLIGGLFLSMAKYCGLFVINPGRVTGIVSSAIRGDQAGIRRDHSANVRLAIYNEIYAMSKNDWLVPIFGQGEVGIGHTMRPLIVDGVTYANMSAHSEYFDVFVRRGFVGLLLFAFQIFAPFYVAAKSDPLTISGRMRTIIAIGLIATLAYGLFNESIRYLPFGIAFYVLLGFILGDSRKVLEKAADAPGS; encoded by the coding sequence TTGAATGCCATCATCCACGAGATTCTGGGTTCCGGCTTTACCCACGATCGCGTCGTCTCTGTAGCCGTGACGCTCTTTTTCCTGGTTTCATACTTTATCGGCCGCGCATCTTCGGAGAATCAGGAAACCTCCATATTCTTCATGAATGGCTTCTTCATGGGCTCATGGCTCTACATGTTCTCGGAGCTGCGGGGAGTATCGGAAGTATTCCACGATAACATAAGAGTGGCAATAACCCAGCGAAATTCATTGCTCATATTCGCCACGGCCGTCATCGCTATTTGTTTTATGGAGCCGCGGCAGAGCCGAGCGCGCGTATTGGCAGCGAACGCTCTTGGGCTGATATCGATTTGTCTTCTCATCCTCTCCACGACGCGCTCGGCATATCTCTGTTTAATGGTATTTCTTGTTTTATTACTATATTTCGAAAAGAGTAAAAAAATACGTTTGCAGGTCCTATCTTTTTATTTGATTGGCGGGCTTTTTTTATCAATGGCGAAATATTGCGGGTTATTTGTTATTAATCCGGGAAGAGTGACAGGAATAGTCAGTTCTGCAATCCGCGGAGACCAAGCTGGGATTCGCCGAGACCATTCGGCCAATGTAAGGTTGGCCATCTACAATGAAATCTATGCCATGTCCAAGAACGACTGGTTGGTCCCAATATTCGGACAGGGTGAGGTCGGCATCGGCCACACCATGAGACCGCTCATTGTCGACGGAGTGACATACGCCAACATGTCTGCACATAGCGAGTATTTTGATGTTTTTGTTCGCAGAGGGTTTGTCGGGTTGCTGCTATTCGCATTCCAGATCTTCGCGCCATTTTATGTAGCCGCGAAATCGGATCCTCTCACAATCTCCGGAAGAATGCGCACGATTATCGCGATAGGCTTGATAGCGACCCTCGCCTATGGTCTGTTCAATGAATCCATAAGATACCTTCCCTTCGGGATCGCGTTTTATGTATTACTAGGATTCATACTTGGAGATAGTCGAAAAGTATTGGAAAAGGCAGCCGATGCCCCTGGATCTTGA